One segment of Dolichospermum sp. DET69 DNA contains the following:
- a CDS encoding glycosyltransferase family 39 protein, protein MFNSKLNNKYFQIKLLCILVVAISIFLRFTDLSHKVYWVDEVFTSLRISGYSEKDVSQKLFSGSLLSPSELQKYQYPALEKSVFDTIQGLAEKEPQQTPLYFIILRFWTQLFGNSIQVIRSCSAFFSVLTIPAIYWLCRELFESVSVSYFAIALISVSPFYLLYAQEARAYSLWGLTIVLSNAALLMALRVNKKISWALYSLTLIIGFYTFLYSVFIAFGQGIYVIFQEKFNFNKTVKLYLLSLGFAIIAFIPWLNIIITHKQAVSTYTEWQDGRIGLLDLVSTLIGHLGHLFIDFDINADINILSYWLYQGINYSIVVLIIYAVYFLICRTETKIYLFILSLILPTGLGIILLDLIQGKHTVVAARYFMPCYLGINLAVAYLIDKQLFSGISQQVRKGWKLVVIFLISLSFLSCINILQAETWWNKTNGYIPQMGRLINKSENPLVINEGDFWLISLSYYLQNKSKIMVVDAKNGIDQLPAGFSDYFVFNSSPELIKILRNSQNHRLIPLENIDSSVLFKIQ, encoded by the coding sequence ATGTTTAATTCAAAATTGAATAATAAATATTTTCAAATTAAACTTTTATGCATTCTAGTGGTAGCAATTAGCATTTTTTTGAGATTTACTGATCTTAGCCATAAAGTTTACTGGGTTGACGAAGTATTTACATCATTAAGAATTTCTGGATATTCAGAAAAGGATGTTAGTCAAAAATTATTTAGTGGTTCTTTACTGAGTCCTTCAGAATTACAAAAATATCAATATCCTGCTCTAGAAAAAAGTGTATTTGATACTATTCAAGGACTAGCTGAAAAAGAACCGCAACAAACACCTTTGTATTTCATTATATTAAGATTTTGGACGCAACTATTTGGTAATTCTATTCAAGTAATTAGAAGTTGTTCCGCTTTTTTTAGTGTTTTGACTATTCCTGCTATTTATTGGTTATGTCGAGAATTATTTGAGTCAGTATCAGTAAGTTACTTTGCTATTGCCTTAATTTCTGTTTCTCCTTTTTATCTTTTATACGCACAAGAAGCCCGTGCTTATAGTTTATGGGGATTGACAATTGTATTATCTAATGCTGCTTTATTGATGGCATTAAGAGTTAATAAAAAAATTAGTTGGGCTTTATATAGTTTGACATTAATTATCGGATTTTATACATTTTTATATTCCGTTTTTATAGCTTTTGGGCAAGGAATTTATGTAATTTTTCAGGAAAAATTTAATTTCAATAAAACTGTTAAGTTGTATTTGTTGTCCTTAGGATTTGCCATAATTGCCTTTATTCCTTGGCTGAATATTATTATTACTCATAAGCAAGCTGTATCAACTTATACTGAGTGGCAAGATGGTAGAATAGGCTTATTAGATTTGGTTTCTACATTAATTGGTCATCTTGGTCATTTATTCATTGATTTTGATATCAATGCAGATATTAATATTCTTAGTTACTGGCTTTATCAAGGTATTAATTATTCAATTGTTGTTTTAATTATTTATGCAGTATATTTCTTGATTTGCCGAACTGAAACTAAAATTTATCTATTTATTCTGAGTTTGATTTTACCAACAGGATTAGGAATTATTTTATTAGATTTAATCCAAGGAAAGCATACTGTTGTTGCTGCAAGGTATTTTATGCCCTGTTATTTAGGGATAAATCTGGCAGTAGCTTATTTAATTGATAAACAATTATTTTCAGGAATTTCACAACAGGTGAGAAAAGGTTGGAAACTTGTGGTTATATTTTTAATATCTCTGAGTTTTCTATCTTGTATTAATATTTTGCAAGCTGAAACTTGGTGGAATAAAACTAATGGTTATATTCCCCAAATGGGACGTTTAATTAATAAATCTGAAAATCCCTTAGTGATTAATGAAGGTGATTTTTGGTTAATATCTTTAAGCTATTATCTTCAAAATAAATCTAAAATTATGGTAGTTGATGCTAAAAATGGAATAGATCAGTTACCAGCAGGTTTTAGTGATTATTTTGTCTTTAATTCATCTCCTGAGTTAATAAAAATATTGCGAAATAGTCAAAATCACAGGTTAATACCTTTAGAAAATATCGACTCATCTGTTTTATTTAAGATTCAATAA
- a CDS encoding site-2 protease family protein, with translation MQTNWKIGSLFGIPLFLDPLWFVILGLTTLNFGFAYQQWGTVAGWSAGLIMALLLFASVLLHELGHSLVAQSQGIKVNSITLFLFGGVAAIEEESKTPGQAFQVAIAGPAVSVMLFFLLRLAASVIPDSNPLSEMTADLSRINLVVALFNLIPGLPLDGGQVLKAALWKVTGDRFQAVHWAAKAGQILGYIAIALGFAIDFFTREFITGLWIVLIGWFAVRNANSYDRVTTLQETLLKLVAADSMTRNFRVVDANQTLREFADSYLLETTTPQVYFAASDGRYRGLVAINDLRTTERSAWETQTLQSIVHPLNAIPTVIESASLAEVINKLETEQLPQITVLSPADAVAGVIDRGDIVQALAEKLNLPIDAAEIRRIKEEGSFPPGLQLGVIAKSLDK, from the coding sequence ATGCAAACTAATTGGAAAATCGGTTCTTTATTTGGCATTCCTTTATTTTTAGACCCCTTATGGTTTGTGATTTTGGGGTTAACTACTCTGAATTTTGGCTTTGCTTACCAGCAATGGGGGACTGTCGCGGGTTGGAGTGCGGGTTTGATTATGGCACTGCTGTTATTTGCTTCAGTGCTGCTGCATGAGTTGGGACATAGTTTGGTGGCACAGTCCCAAGGAATTAAGGTAAATTCGATTACTTTGTTTTTATTTGGGGGAGTTGCTGCTATTGAGGAAGAATCAAAAACTCCTGGTCAAGCTTTTCAGGTAGCGATCGCTGGCCCTGCGGTAAGTGTTATGCTATTTTTCTTACTGCGTTTAGCTGCAAGTGTAATTCCCGATAGTAACCCTCTCAGTGAGATGACGGCAGATTTATCGAGAATTAACTTGGTTGTGGCTTTGTTTAATTTGATTCCTGGTCTACCTTTGGACGGGGGACAGGTGTTAAAAGCGGCTTTGTGGAAAGTGACAGGCGATCGCTTTCAAGCGGTACACTGGGCAGCAAAGGCTGGACAAATTTTAGGTTATATTGCGATCGCTTTAGGATTTGCCATTGATTTCTTTACGAGAGAATTTATCACGGGTTTATGGATTGTTTTGATTGGCTGGTTTGCAGTGCGTAATGCTAACAGTTATGACCGTGTAACCACATTACAAGAAACTTTACTCAAGCTAGTTGCAGCCGATAGTATGACTCGTAATTTTCGGGTAGTTGATGCTAATCAAACATTGCGAGAATTTGCTGATTCCTATCTTTTGGAGACCACTACACCACAAGTTTATTTTGCTGCATCTGATGGTCGTTATCGCGGTTTGGTTGCGATTAATGATTTACGGACAACCGAAAGAAGTGCATGGGAAACTCAAACTTTACAAAGCATTGTTCATCCTCTGAATGCAATTCCTACTGTTATTGAATCTGCTTCTTTAGCAGAGGTAATTAACAAATTGGAAACTGAACAATTACCTCAAATTACTGTTCTTTCTCCTGCTGATGCTGTCGCTGGTGTTATTGATAGAGGGGATATTGTGCAAGCATTAGCAGAAAAGTTAAATTTGCCAATTGATGCTGCTGAAATAAGACGCATTAAGGAAGAAGGTAGTTTTCCACCAGGTTTGCAATTAGGGGTGATAGCAAAGTCATTGGATAAATGA
- a CDS encoding IS1634 family transposase gives MLNIKDLELKKIDHLGIVAGIVDSIGIVEIINNLLGSEPEEKVSAGQVVKAMILNGLSMMSQPLYMFPKFFELIACEHLIGAGAKPEYFNDDKLGRVLDKLFIKGLDTTFLAVSLNAVKIYQISLSSSHLDSTSFHVDGEYENSLPSVIFKNQKESGSLEKENEESQSPQAIKLTYGYSRDHRPDLKQFITQLVCSGDGDIPIYIKAVSGNEVDSKKFGEIAVEYQKRIQVDSLIVADSALYTESNIKLMSSLKWLTRVPLTIKSAKNLVMSLAESEFVKSEKVGYSYAEKKITYGDIEQRWLVVQSQDRKKSDLKKLSKKIEKALTNTQTKLKNLSQEKFACAADARKELIKISKEFKYHQVENIEVIEKSPNIKEENQSKYYQILATVAENKDAIDQEVLSAGRFIIATNVLSEKELSKEKMLSEYKAQQSCERGFSFLKNPLFLADSIFLKSPERIEALAMIMGLCLLVYTLAQREIRAALKSLNYTVKNQLGKAINNPTMRWIFQCFQSVHLVTFQQKTDFYNLTSEMKYILLFLPEACRNYYRYIS, from the coding sequence ATGTTGAATATAAAAGACCTTGAATTGAAGAAGATTGACCATTTAGGAATAGTAGCAGGAATAGTAGATTCAATTGGGATAGTAGAAATAATTAATAATTTACTAGGGTCAGAACCAGAAGAAAAAGTCAGTGCGGGTCAGGTAGTAAAGGCGATGATTTTAAATGGATTAAGCATGATGTCACAGCCTTTATATATGTTCCCAAAATTCTTTGAATTAATCGCTTGTGAACACTTAATTGGTGCAGGAGCAAAACCAGAATATTTCAACGATGATAAGCTGGGAAGAGTATTAGATAAATTATTTATAAAAGGACTAGATACAACATTTTTAGCAGTCAGTTTAAATGCGGTAAAAATATATCAGATATCACTTTCATCATCACACTTGGATTCGACATCATTTCATGTAGATGGAGAATATGAAAATAGTTTACCATCAGTAATATTTAAAAATCAAAAAGAATCAGGTTCATTGGAAAAAGAAAATGAAGAGAGTCAATCACCTCAAGCGATAAAGCTGACCTATGGTTATTCAAGAGATCATCGTCCAGATTTAAAACAATTTATTACACAATTAGTATGTTCAGGAGATGGAGATATACCAATATATATAAAAGCAGTATCAGGGAATGAAGTTGATTCTAAAAAATTTGGAGAAATCGCAGTTGAATATCAGAAAAGAATACAAGTTGATAGTTTGATAGTAGCAGATAGCGCATTATATACAGAATCAAATATCAAGTTAATGTCGAGTCTCAAATGGTTAACCAGAGTACCCTTAACGATAAAATCAGCAAAAAACTTAGTGATGAGTTTAGCAGAATCGGAATTTGTTAAAAGTGAAAAAGTAGGATATTCTTATGCCGAAAAGAAAATAACTTATGGAGATATAGAACAAAGATGGTTAGTTGTGCAAAGTCAAGATAGAAAAAAATCTGACTTAAAGAAATTATCAAAGAAAATAGAAAAAGCTTTGACTAATACTCAAACTAAGTTAAAAAACCTATCGCAAGAAAAATTTGCTTGTGCTGCTGATGCTAGAAAAGAATTAATCAAAATAAGTAAAGAATTTAAATATCATCAAGTAGAAAATATCGAAGTTATCGAAAAAAGTCCTAACATCAAAGAAGAAAATCAATCAAAATACTATCAAATCTTAGCAACAGTTGCTGAAAATAAAGATGCTATTGACCAAGAAGTATTAAGTGCAGGAAGGTTTATAATTGCCACAAATGTTTTATCAGAAAAAGAACTGAGTAAAGAGAAAATGCTGTCTGAATATAAAGCACAGCAATCCTGTGAACGAGGATTTAGTTTTCTCAAAAATCCTTTATTTTTAGCAGATAGTATTTTCCTGAAAAGCCCAGAAAGAATAGAGGCATTAGCAATGATAATGGGGTTATGTCTGCTAGTTTATACTCTAGCACAAAGAGAAATTAGGGCTGCTTTAAAATCCTTAAACTATACTGTAAAAAATCAATTGGGCAAAGCCATCAACAATCCAACAATGCGGTGGATATTTCAATGTTTTCAATCAGTTCATCTTGTTACTTTTCAACAAAAAACAGACTTTTATAACTTAACATCTGAAATGAAGTACATTCTTCTATTTCTCCCAGAAGCTTGCCGTAATTACTACAGATATATAAGTTGA
- a CDS encoding Uma2 family endonuclease, with product MMITQELELKENISQDVIFPPNDLYSDEPPVETELHLRQIILLFKCLEWLWKDRRDFYAAGNLTIYYSPNQKKSEFFRGPDFFVVLGTERKTRKSWVVWNEDGKYPNVILEILSPTTANTDREYKKELYQNTFRTPDYFWFDPYTLEFAGFHLLDGEYQPLEANEKGHLWSQQLGLYLGIYEGLLRYFTPEGKLVSTAEETAERLAAKLRELNIDPETI from the coding sequence ATGATGATTACTCAAGAATTAGAACTTAAAGAAAACATCTCTCAAGATGTGATTTTTCCTCCCAATGATTTATATAGTGATGAACCTCCCGTGGAAACAGAACTACATCTAAGACAAATAATTCTCCTTTTCAAATGTCTAGAATGGTTGTGGAAAGATAGAAGAGATTTCTATGCTGCGGGAAATCTCACCATTTACTATAGTCCTAATCAGAAAAAATCAGAATTTTTCCGAGGTCCTGATTTTTTTGTGGTGTTGGGAACAGAACGCAAAACTCGGAAAAGTTGGGTAGTTTGGAATGAAGACGGTAAATATCCCAATGTAATTTTAGAAATTCTCTCACCAACTACAGCTAATACAGATAGAGAATATAAAAAAGAACTTTATCAAAATACTTTTCGCACACCGGATTATTTTTGGTTTGATCCTTATACCTTAGAATTTGCAGGGTTTCATTTATTAGATGGAGAATATCAACCTTTAGAAGCAAATGAAAAAGGACATTTATGGAGTCAACAATTAGGTTTATATTTGGGAATTTATGAGGGTTTATTACGGTATTTCACACCAGAAGGAAAGTTAGTATCTACAGCAGAAGAAACCGCAGAACGTTTAGCAGCAAAATTGCGAGAATTAAATATTGACCCAGAAACAATCTAA
- a CDS encoding GlsB/YeaQ/YmgE family stress response membrane protein, which produces MNIITWIILGLLAGVIAKSIYPGYQGGGMISTMILGIVGAFIGGTLFTLLRTGTLQLTSASLSIPGVIVAVIGAIIAIYLWGLWQRSSRV; this is translated from the coding sequence ATGAATATTATTACTTGGATAATTTTGGGACTGTTAGCTGGTGTAATCGCCAAATCAATCTATCCTGGTTATCAAGGTGGGGGAATGATATCCACCATGATATTAGGTATTGTTGGTGCTTTTATCGGTGGTACTTTATTTACCCTCCTTCGGACGGGGACTTTACAACTCACATCTGCATCTTTAAGTATTCCTGGGGTAATAGTGGCAGTAATTGGGGCAATTATTGCCATTTATTTATGGGGATTATGGCAAAGAAGCAGCAGAGTATAA
- the hemN gene encoding oxygen-independent coproporphyrinogen III oxidase translates to MVFLLPGVKFDFDLIQKYDTRAPRYTSYPPATELSEAFTATDFQAAITASNQRKTPLSLYFHIPFCQSACYFCGCNTVITNNKNMAIPYLEHLEQEIKNTAALIDNNREVLQIHWGGGTPNYLELDQVEFLWKNITRNFHIAENAEVSIEINPRYVDRDYILFLRDIGFNRISFGIQDFNPEVQKAVNRIQPEALLYDVMDWIKEAKFDSVNVDLIYGLPYQTLATFRETLHKTMALDADRIVVFNFAYVPWIKPVQKMIPQAALPGAEEKLDILKMTIEELTNNEYLFIGMDHFAKNNNELAIAQRQGTLKRNFQGYTTHAETELFGFGATSISMLEDAYAQNHKELKDYYKAVASGVIPTSKGIKLTQDDIIRRDVIMSIMSHFHLNKSEIEQKYHINFDKYFGYELKELAPLQADGLVNVLINEIHITDIGRLLVRNIAVLFDTHTRTRETKFSRSI, encoded by the coding sequence ATGGTTTTTCTACTACCTGGTGTTAAGTTTGATTTTGATCTAATTCAAAAGTATGATACTCGCGCTCCTAGATATACGAGTTATCCTCCAGCAACAGAATTAAGCGAAGCTTTCACCGCAACAGATTTCCAAGCGGCAATTACTGCTTCTAATCAACGAAAAACTCCCCTATCTTTGTACTTCCATATTCCTTTTTGCCAAAGTGCTTGTTATTTCTGCGGTTGTAACACCGTGATTACCAATAACAAGAATATGGCTATACCATATCTGGAACATTTGGAACAGGAAATCAAAAATACCGCAGCTTTAATTGACAATAACCGCGAGGTTCTGCAAATTCATTGGGGTGGAGGTACACCAAATTATTTAGAACTTGATCAAGTAGAATTTCTCTGGAAAAATATTACCCGTAATTTCCATATTGCTGAAAATGCCGAAGTTTCTATTGAAATTAATCCCCGTTATGTAGATAGAGACTATATCTTATTTCTGAGAGATATTGGCTTTAACCGGATTAGTTTTGGGATTCAAGATTTTAACCCAGAAGTCCAAAAAGCAGTGAATCGGATTCAACCAGAAGCACTACTTTATGATGTCATGGATTGGATTAAAGAAGCTAAATTTGATAGTGTCAATGTAGACTTAATTTATGGCTTACCTTATCAAACTTTGGCAACTTTCCGGGAAACATTACACAAGACAATGGCGTTAGATGCTGATAGAATTGTCGTCTTTAATTTTGCTTATGTTCCCTGGATTAAACCTGTCCAAAAAATGATTCCCCAAGCAGCATTACCGGGAGCAGAAGAAAAGTTAGATATTCTCAAAATGACAATTGAGGAATTAACTAATAACGAGTATTTGTTTATTGGAATGGATCATTTTGCTAAAAATAACAATGAATTAGCAATAGCACAACGTCAAGGCACACTCAAACGTAATTTCCAAGGTTATACTACCCACGCAGAAACGGAATTATTTGGTTTTGGGGCTACATCTATTAGTATGTTAGAAGATGCCTATGCTCAAAATCACAAGGAATTAAAGGATTATTACAAAGCCGTTGCGAGTGGTGTGATTCCTACCAGTAAAGGCATTAAACTAACTCAAGATGACATTATTAGACGGGATGTAATTATGTCCATAATGTCACACTTTCATCTCAATAAATCAGAGATTGAGCAAAAATATCATATCAATTTTGATAAATATTTTGGCTATGAACTCAAAGAATTAGCACCACTACAAGCCGACGGATTAGTCAATGTCTTAATAAATGAAATCCATATTACTGATATTGGTAGATTGCTAGTCAGAAATATTGCGGTTCTTTTCGATACTCATACAAGAACAAGAGAGACAAAATTCTCCCGTTCTATTTAA
- a CDS encoding heme oxygenase (biliverdin-producing), protein MSNDLAMKLRVGTQQAHTDSENLGFMKCFVQGVVDRDCFIQLLRNFYFVYSELEVAIEKHKQHPVISLIYFPELNRQSSLEQDMLFYYGSQWHKRINPSPAAQAYIARINQISEHEPALLLAHSYTRYLGDLSGGQMLQKIAQSALKLSGHEGTSFYNFQQIPDKQAFKEKYRQALDKVSVDDTTTDKIVAEANHAFKLNMQILKELEGILIEALGRATYNDLV, encoded by the coding sequence ATGAGTAACGATTTAGCGATGAAACTGCGTGTAGGAACACAACAGGCACATACAGATTCAGAAAATCTTGGCTTCATGAAATGTTTTGTGCAAGGAGTTGTGGATAGGGATTGTTTTATTCAGTTGTTGAGAAATTTCTATTTTGTTTACAGTGAACTAGAAGTAGCAATTGAGAAACATAAACAGCATCCTGTTATTAGTTTGATTTATTTTCCTGAACTAAATCGCCAATCTTCCCTAGAACAAGATATGTTATTCTATTATGGGAGTCAGTGGCACAAACGCATCAATCCTTCACCCGCTGCTCAAGCTTATATTGCGCGTATCAACCAAATTTCCGAACATGAACCTGCACTATTGTTAGCTCATTCCTATACTCGTTATTTGGGTGATCTTTCTGGTGGACAAATGCTACAAAAAATTGCTCAATCAGCCTTAAAACTTTCTGGACATGAAGGAACTTCCTTTTACAATTTTCAGCAAATTCCAGACAAGCAAGCTTTTAAGGAAAAATATCGTCAAGCATTAGATAAAGTCTCAGTTGATGATACAACCACTGACAAAATTGTGGCAGAAGCTAACCATGCTTTCAAACTCAATATGCAGATACTTAAAGAGCTAGAAGGTATTCTAATCGAAGCTCTTGGCCGCGCCACTTACAATGATTTAGTTTAA
- the acsF gene encoding magnesium-protoporphyrin IX monomethyl ester (oxidative) cyclase has translation MVNSLDNPSVELSKSGVKAPVQETLLTPRFYTTDFDTVAKMDISENEPELRAIIEELKADYNRHHFVRDDEFKQGWDHIVGEKRLAFIDFLERSCTSEFSGFLLFKELSRRLKDSQPLLSEAFAYLARDEARHAGFLNKSMADFNLSLDLSYLTKNRTYTFFPIEWVIYTVYLSEKIGYWRYILVYRHMEKNPEYQFYPLFRKFESWCQDENRHGDFFKALLRSQPKLWNNWKSRLWVRFFLITVFATHSMTVFERGNFYEILGMHPRKYNNQVIEETNRTAAKAFPIILDTNHPYFFWYLEQCAVYNQKIIDLKDVNDWRIVKFFQKISFTLMIFWYMFKVFLIKPIDTEATRKQVC, from the coding sequence ATGGTCAATTCGTTGGATAACCCCTCTGTGGAGTTATCGAAATCAGGCGTAAAAGCACCAGTTCAAGAAACATTATTAACACCCCGTTTTTATACCACTGACTTTGATACAGTGGCAAAAATGGATATTTCTGAAAATGAACCTGAATTAAGGGCTATAATTGAGGAACTCAAGGCAGATTATAACCGTCATCACTTTGTGCGAGATGATGAATTTAAGCAAGGTTGGGATCACATTGTTGGTGAAAAACGACTTGCTTTTATTGATTTTTTAGAACGTTCTTGTACTTCGGAATTCTCCGGGTTTTTACTGTTTAAAGAATTATCTCGTCGGCTCAAGGATAGTCAGCCTTTGCTATCAGAAGCATTTGCTTATTTAGCACGAGACGAAGCCCGTCATGCGGGATTTTTGAATAAGTCAATGGCAGATTTTAACCTTTCCCTTGACTTGAGTTATCTCACTAAAAATCGTACCTATACATTTTTCCCCATAGAGTGGGTTATTTACACAGTTTATCTATCGGAAAAAATAGGTTATTGGCGTTATATTTTGGTATATCGTCACATGGAAAAAAATCCAGAATACCAGTTTTATCCTTTATTTCGGAAGTTTGAAAGCTGGTGTCAAGATGAGAATAGACACGGTGATTTTTTCAAAGCTTTGTTACGTTCTCAACCTAAATTATGGAATAATTGGAAATCTCGGTTATGGGTGCGGTTTTTCTTGATAACTGTATTTGCTACCCACAGTATGACAGTATTTGAAAGAGGAAATTTCTATGAAATATTAGGTATGCACCCTCGCAAATACAATAATCAGGTAATTGAGGAAACCAACAGAACCGCAGCCAAAGCATTTCCGATTATTTTAGATACCAATCATCCTTACTTCTTCTGGTATTTAGAACAATGCGCTGTCTACAATCAGAAAATAATTGATCTCAAAGATGTCAATGATTGGAGAATTGTGAAATTTTTCCAAAAAATTTCCTTCACTTTGATGATTTTTTGGTATATGTTCAAGGTCTTTCTAATTAAACCCATTGACACAGAAGCAACTCGTAAACAGGTTTGTTAA
- a CDS encoding zinc ABC transporter substrate-binding protein, translating into MGVRFSLLNRLCLGMLLSLSLIGCTPNSQPQGNTQPQVVATSTIIADLAEEVGGEKVQITGILKPGADPHVYEPVPADSRVLEKANLILYNGYNLEPGLIKLMNATGGKAKKIPVGEVVKSLKLDKGKGQIVPDPHVWGSAENVISMVKAIRDSLIELSPEDKNKFTQNAQKLIDELQQLHIWIIQQIQTIPPDKRKLITTHDAFQYYGNAYKIAIAGTLIGISTEEQPSAQTVKKLVESVKQIGVPAIFAETTINPALIKTVAEEAGVKLAPTPLYSDSIGAKGSNGDTYIKMMEANTRAIVEALGGKYTPFQLNKRTPQKR; encoded by the coding sequence TTGGGGGTTAGGTTTTCTTTACTTAATCGCCTTTGTCTAGGAATGTTGTTATCTTTGTCCTTAATTGGTTGTACTCCCAACAGTCAACCCCAGGGAAATACTCAGCCGCAGGTTGTAGCAACGAGTACCATTATTGCTGATTTGGCTGAAGAGGTGGGAGGAGAAAAAGTACAAATTACGGGTATTCTCAAACCAGGTGCAGACCCTCACGTTTACGAACCTGTCCCCGCAGATAGTCGGGTTTTGGAAAAAGCTAATTTGATTTTATATAACGGTTACAATTTAGAACCGGGACTGATTAAGTTAATGAATGCGACTGGAGGGAAAGCAAAAAAAATCCCTGTGGGGGAAGTTGTTAAATCTTTAAAGTTAGATAAAGGTAAAGGGCAAATTGTTCCAGACCCTCACGTTTGGGGAAGTGCAGAAAATGTTATATCTATGGTGAAAGCAATCCGAGATAGTTTAATTGAATTGTCACCAGAGGATAAAAATAAATTTACCCAAAATGCCCAAAAGCTAATTGATGAATTACAGCAATTACATATTTGGATTATTCAACAAATCCAAACTATTCCCCCAGATAAACGTAAATTAATTACTACCCATGATGCTTTTCAATATTATGGCAATGCTTATAAAATAGCAATTGCCGGAACTTTAATTGGCATTAGTACGGAAGAACAACCCAGCGCCCAAACCGTGAAAAAGTTAGTAGAATCAGTCAAACAAATTGGCGTTCCCGCAATATTTGCGGAAACGACAATTAACCCAGCTTTAATTAAAACAGTAGCCGAAGAAGCAGGGGTAAAATTAGCGCCAACTCCACTTTATTCTGATTCTATTGGGGCAAAAGGGAGTAATGGTGATACTTATATAAAAATGATGGAGGCAAATACCCGCGCTATTGTTGAAGCCTTGGGGGGGAAATATACGCCTTTTCAATTAAATAAGAGAACTCCACAAAAAAGATGA
- a CDS encoding metal ABC transporter ATP-binding protein has product MQNVSFYQKFSLSPKNQVDIPTQVVKPIDMKSSTAINITHVGVHYRAQEALRDVNCIIKPGKITGIFGPNGAGKSTLMKAILGLVPMSSGQVLYENQPLMQQLEKVAYVPQRSQIDWNYPATVWDVVMMGRVKKTGWLRSFSTVSRQVAKAALARVGIEELKNRPIGELSGGQQQRVFLARALTQEADIFCFDEPFVGIDQKTQAIIFKVFQELAKANKIVLVVNHDLGESITHFDDLILLNCELIATGSRQKVLTEENLHRAYSGKVMYFSDAA; this is encoded by the coding sequence ATGCAAAACGTTTCTTTTTACCAAAAATTTAGCCTATCTCCTAAAAATCAAGTAGATATACCGACGCAAGTTGTCAAACCAATTGATATGAAATCCTCAACAGCAATTAATATTACTCATGTAGGCGTACATTACCGCGCTCAAGAAGCACTTAGAGATGTTAATTGCATAATTAAACCAGGAAAAATCACAGGGATTTTTGGGCCTAATGGTGCGGGTAAAAGTACATTAATGAAAGCTATTTTGGGATTAGTTCCCATGAGTAGCGGTCAAGTTTTATACGAAAATCAGCCTTTAATGCAGCAACTAGAGAAAGTTGCTTATGTGCCACAACGTAGCCAAATTGACTGGAATTACCCCGCTACAGTATGGGATGTAGTGATGATGGGACGTGTTAAAAAGACAGGATGGTTACGTAGTTTCTCCACAGTTAGCCGTCAAGTAGCAAAAGCAGCATTAGCAAGAGTGGGAATAGAAGAATTAAAAAATCGTCCCATTGGTGAACTTTCAGGAGGACAACAACAACGGGTATTTTTAGCCAGAGCTTTAACTCAAGAAGCGGATATTTTCTGTTTTGATGAACCCTTTGTAGGGATAGATCAAAAAACCCAAGCCATCATATTTAAAGTCTTTCAAGAACTAGCAAAAGCGAATAAAATCGTCTTAGTAGTTAATCATGATTTAGGCGAATCCATCACCCATTTTGATGATTTAATCTTACTAAACTGTGAATTAATCGCCACAGGTTCACGCCAAAAAGTCTTAACAGAAGAAAACTTACATCGCGCCTATAGCGGTAAAGTCATGTACTTTTCCGACGCAGCATAA